The genomic interval CAACTAAAATTGCTACAATCTCTAGGCGTTGTATACGAAGTAATTCTATGCGAAAGAGAATCAATAAATTTGCACAGTATGACCAGAGCCTTAAGAGGTATTCGCTTCCAATGCCGTTAATTGCTCAGTTAGGTAAGAATTTCAATAATGAGTATGACAAGTTAATTACAGGTGAGGAGCTTATTCAATTTGCTTGCGACAAAGTGAAACAAATTCAATTAGATTCGGGCGGAAGATATGTTTATTTAGAATGTGAGGACAAGCCTCAACTAACTGATTTCTATGATAAACATGGGTTTGTGAATTTTGGAAAACGAAGTCTAGAGGGAGATGAATTTGAGCTCTTTCAGGGGAGATATTTGGTTCAGATGTTAAAATATTTGAGTAGGTAATTATGAACCACGTCTGGAACTACAAGAGTTACTCCCAAAGATGATAATTTCACAAGAGAAGAGGATTATCAAATTATTGTAGATGGTGCTGAAGAGCAGTTAATTCAAAGCATCCTACAGGTGAAGGAGCAAATAGAGAAACAAAATTCTTTAATATCTGTTGGTGAAATAAAGGAATGCAACTCTGATTCTCACCTGTTTCAATCGTTGTTCCATTTGCGTTCTGGTTGTGAGATATCTATCATCCCTGTGACCCTTAATGAGAGTGATTACCAGTTTGTTGAAGACTTAAAGCGCTGATGTGAAGATATCCAGACCCAACGAAGTATACCTAAAGCATCTGTTTTACGGAACATCTACAGTGTACAGTTGGAAACTGTATTAGTTCAGGTGGCGGGGAGAATCTTTTTGGCATGTCTTACGTTTTTTGTCCCCAATACTAAGCTTGTCCGGCATTTTGTCGGACATCTCCCCTTCTTTTGGTAGCATTAGCCTTTGTTGTCGGACAAAGCAGCTACCAACCCTGATATGTAAGGCTTAAAGTGTCGGACAAAAGCTGTAGCGGGCAAAAGGAAGAAATTTTAGTTAATTCGGGAGGGAGTATTTTGGAAGCGCTATATGCCATTAGTGGTGTAATCGTTGGTTTTCTCCTTAACGTTGCTAAAGAAAAATGGTTTGATAAACCTATTTTGAGGTTCGAAGAAAAAAAGGTGACTTTATGGGGTGCAATTGAGGAGGGACAGTATGATTTGCAAATTACTGAGGCGAATTATTCTCAAATCAGGTACATAGCGATTCGATGTAGTTTGGATTTTTACAATATTGGTAAAGTCGCCACCGGCATTAAAAATGTTGAACTGCTCATTAACGATACTCCATACCCTACTGATGCCACAGGCTCAGCACAGCTCAATGAGCAAATCGTAAAATGGAACCACGATGGGGTTCCAGGATTTACTCTCCCGCCAAGGACAGTTCTAAGCGTAGTTAATTCGTTCTTCGTCATGAAGGATGTTTATGAGCAGCTACTTGCATCTCAGGAAAACGGTTCACTTCAATTTAAATATAGAGCTCATGATGTATTTGGTAAACATATTGATTTGGTGGTTAATTTGCCAGCGCCTTATCAAGAGGAGAATGAAAAAGTGGTCGAGCAAAGCTAACTCGATTCTCACTCTTTTGTATACGCCTACTCCTTGGTATTTTAGGCTTAGCAGCGTTTTTGTATATATTTTTTCCTTGTTTCTTGTTCTTGAGGCTAAAATGTATGACAAGATTTCCAAAATCACTGAAGCTTAGGGAGTTTGGCGTATACAAATGAGGTTATATCAAATCTTTCCCATCTATAAGATAAATAGGTTTTACGGACAATCTCTTTGCATTGATAACATTTTGATAACAAAAGTTCAGCAAGCTGAGATAAATTAGATACATAGCGCACAAAGCAGGGCTAAAAACAAAAAAATACACAGATAAACTACATATTCCTATGGATTTGTTGAATGGGAATAGTAGCAAGAAAGCCAAAAACCCCGAACTATCGGGGTTTTTGTGGTGTAGGGGCCGAAAATGATAACAGATGATAACGTTCTATTATTCTGGGGGAAATAATTCCGGGAATAAGCTGTTTTTGCTGAACCATATAGCCCAAAAGTTGACTGTATTGCCTGTCCAACAACTGCTAGGTATAATGACCTTATCTTATGAAAGGAAAGGACGCCCCGTTAGCGTGCTACCCATTACAGCAGCACCAGGGCGTCCCAACTCAAAAACCATGGTCATTATAT from Bacillota bacterium carries:
- a CDS encoding N-acetyltransferase; protein product: MLNELGEDKVKAILSDFICPLNKDVEGFLRNKAIEFAKQGLSATHLIFANYGGSTVLIGYFTLATKIATISRRCIRSNSMRKRINKFAQYDQSLKRYSLPMPLIAQLGKNFNNEYDKLITGEELIQFACDKVKQIQLDSGGRYVYLECEDKPQLTDFYDKHGFVNFGKRSLEGDEFELFQGRYLVQMLKYLSR